From the Ferrigenium kumadai genome, one window contains:
- a CDS encoding S8 family serine peptidase has protein sequence MNTVKPWQSFCTGMVAILVFCCCGGTQAAVIDAELETELEAHVPGDELQVIVSLTDKVDHRLFEVLDRRHRDTRLFKALKEKSAVTQAEHKTFLKKRGGHHIHELLMINGIAVTARIDVIRELATHTGVESIRADKVLPAPAVSYGGPAKPQWNLSAVHAQDLWTLNHAGTGVVVANMDTGVDPNHPDLAGKWRGGNNSWYDPHGEHATPFDSSGHGTQTMGIMVGGDVSGTPIGVAPGANWIAAKLYNDAGMARFSDIHLAFQWLLDPDGNPVTLDAPDVVNASWGLVGAAGQCITEFSADIAALKAAGIAVVFAAGDNGAAPMTSMSPANDPQGFASGAVDVLLGIAPFSSRGPSACDGSVFPKMVAPGVNINTADLSSGGLPLYTNVSGTSYAAPHTAGVMALLIDAFPNATVGELESALTQSAQDLGVAGPDNSYGHGLVDALAAYQILLGGTGGSPPSIGSTPVISAVQGAPYVYAVQASDPTGSAITFSLDVSPAGMKINATTGEIAWTPDYAQEGIIAVTVRAANARGLAVTQAFNVTVARTNVPPVATNDSYSVIKGGALTVAAGGVLSNDSDQHRDLLTSVLVQEPSNGSLKLNANGSFNYVPKAGFAGTDRFTYRAHDGALYSNDATVTLTVSANKPPVARNDYVLAPYRDKTAYQARVISVLDNDFDPDGSLNPASVEIVMKPSKGGAVVVNANGTVSYMPKQDFRGTEVFQYQMTDNLGAYSNRANVWVNVY, from the coding sequence ATGAATACCGTTAAACCGTGGCAATCATTCTGCACCGGCATGGTTGCCATTCTGGTGTTCTGCTGCTGCGGAGGGACGCAGGCTGCGGTCATCGATGCCGAACTGGAAACGGAGTTGGAGGCACATGTTCCGGGCGACGAGTTGCAAGTGATCGTGTCGCTTACGGACAAGGTGGATCATCGCTTGTTCGAGGTTCTGGATCGCCGTCATCGCGATACCCGGCTGTTCAAGGCGCTCAAGGAAAAATCGGCAGTCACGCAAGCGGAACACAAGACCTTTCTGAAGAAGCGCGGTGGGCATCACATACATGAGTTGCTGATGATCAACGGCATCGCCGTGACGGCGCGCATCGACGTCATCCGGGAATTGGCCACGCATACGGGGGTGGAAAGCATCCGGGCGGATAAGGTATTGCCGGCGCCGGCGGTGAGCTATGGTGGCCCGGCGAAACCACAGTGGAATCTCAGCGCGGTGCATGCCCAGGATCTCTGGACCTTGAATCATGCCGGCACGGGCGTGGTGGTGGCGAACATGGATACGGGTGTCGATCCTAACCATCCTGATCTGGCGGGCAAATGGCGTGGCGGCAACAACAGCTGGTATGACCCGCACGGCGAGCATGCCACGCCTTTCGACAGCAGCGGGCACGGTACGCAAACCATGGGCATCATGGTGGGCGGCGACGTGAGCGGCACGCCCATCGGCGTGGCGCCGGGTGCCAACTGGATCGCGGCCAAACTTTACAACGATGCCGGGATGGCCAGGTTCAGCGACATCCATCTTGCCTTCCAATGGCTGCTCGATCCGGACGGCAATCCGGTAACCCTGGATGCGCCGGACGTGGTCAATGCGTCGTGGGGGCTAGTGGGGGCCGCCGGGCAATGTATCACGGAATTCAGCGCCGACATCGCGGCGCTCAAGGCGGCCGGCATCGCAGTGGTGTTCGCCGCCGGCGATAACGGCGCCGCACCGATGACCAGCATGAGTCCGGCTAACGATCCGCAAGGCTTCGCCAGCGGCGCGGTAGATGTCCTGCTCGGCATCGCACCTTTCAGCAGCCGCGGCCCCTCCGCCTGCGACGGCAGCGTTTTCCCGAAAATGGTCGCCCCCGGCGTCAACATCAACACCGCCGATCTGTCGTCGGGCGGCCTGCCTCTGTACACCAACGTCTCCGGCACCTCCTATGCCGCACCGCATACGGCAGGGGTGATGGCGCTGCTGATCGATGCTTTTCCCAATGCGACTGTCGGCGAGCTTGAGTCCGCTCTGACACAAAGCGCGCAGGATCTCGGCGTGGCCGGGCCAGACAATAGTTACGGCCACGGTCTTGTCGATGCGTTGGCCGCTTACCAGATACTGCTCGGCGGGACGGGCGGCAGTCCTCCATCGATCGGCTCGACGCCGGTGATTTCTGCCGTTCAGGGAGCGCCCTATGTCTATGCCGTTCAGGCCAGCGATCCGACCGGTTCTGCGATCACTTTTTCGCTCGATGTCTCCCCGGCGGGAATGAAAATCAATGCCACCACCGGCGAGATTGCCTGGACACCGGATTATGCGCAGGAAGGCATCATCGCGGTGACGGTGCGCGCCGCTAACGCGCGCGGACTGGCGGTTACACAGGCGTTCAATGTGACTGTCGCCAGGACTAACGTTCCACCGGTCGCAACGAACGACAGCTACAGCGTGATCAAAGGCGGCGCACTTACTGTGGCGGCAGGTGGAGTGTTGAGCAACGACAGCGACCAGCACCGCGATCTGCTGACCTCCGTGCTGGTGCAGGAGCCATCCAATGGCAGCCTGAAGCTGAATGCCAACGGATCGTTCAACTATGTCCCCAAGGCAGGGTTCGCCGGCACCGATCGCTTTACCTACCGTGCCCATGACGGCGCCCTGTACAGCAACGATGCCACGGTGACGCTCACGGTCAGCGCGAACAAGCCGCCCGTCGCCCGGAATGATTACGTGCTGGCGCCATATCGGGATAAAACGGCCTATCAGGCCAGAGTCATCAGCGTGCTGGACAACGATTTCGATCCGGACGGCAGCCTCAATCCGGCGAGCGTCGAGATAGTCATGAAACCAAGCAAGGGGGGAGCCGTTGTGGTGAACGCGAATGGCACCGTGTCCTACATGCCGAAACAGGATTTTCGCGGCACCGAAGTTTTCCAGTACCAGATGACGGACAACCTGGGGGCATATTCGAACCGGGCCAATGTCTGGGTCAACGTGTACTGA
- the gspG gene encoding type II secretion system major pseudopilin GspG — translation MDNRTAMRRLYRHASGFTLLELLVVMVIIGLLAGYVGPKYFAQIGKSEIKVTQAQISALDKALEQYRLDTGHYPSTEQGLKALMTRPTGEQRWDGPYMKKEIPLDPWNFPYLFRSPGEHGDYDLMSLGKDGRPGGSGEAADITNW, via the coding sequence ATGGATAACCGAACTGCTATGCGAAGGCTGTACCGTCATGCATCAGGTTTTACCCTGCTCGAACTACTGGTGGTCATGGTGATCATCGGCCTGCTTGCCGGTTATGTCGGGCCGAAGTATTTCGCCCAGATCGGAAAATCAGAAATCAAGGTGACCCAGGCCCAGATTTCTGCCCTGGACAAGGCGCTGGAGCAATACCGGCTGGACACCGGCCATTACCCGTCTACGGAGCAGGGACTGAAGGCCCTGATGACGCGCCCAACGGGGGAGCAAAGATGGGATGGGCCGTACATGAAAAAAGAGATACCGCTCGATCCGTGGAATTTCCCATATTTGTTCAGGTCCCCCGGCGAACATGGCGATTATGACCTGATGTCTCTGGGCAAGGACGGGCGGCCGGGGGGTAGCGGGGAAGCGGCCGATATCACGAACTGGTGA
- a CDS encoding PAS domain S-box protein, with the protein MKLFGRVFRNSNASHSLAKDLKPYLPLLVYIIVALLIAATYALSFRHIEKLIEAGELRDLGAIADAKVRQIAAWRESEKRRERSFSRDSMIAAEFEKWLQEGAPANARKQQLRQMLTEMQYVNGYHSIALLDKGGAARITVGGQHEVGGEDAGLATLAMKRREVVFADFHWSTQGDAGINLDLASPLIASGKPDRIVGAVVIRIDPDQFLYPLIQSWPTQSASAETLLLKRDGNDALFLNNVRHQQGAALSMRIPLSMSTSPCAMALLGKRRTTNGIDYRGIPVVAEMRSIPGTPWFIVSKIDREELFAPVNRLRAWSMALAFGFVMVGGGLLFLWLRNHRARYRLLKAQRDSAVERELLAKHYEYLTRYANDIILVTDEEGNVIEANARALQAYGYSQEEFLQMQIRGLCDVSQDPASCAQQTELLGEQGESRFESMTRRKDGSVFPVEVSGRVIGVEGAKYLQFIMRDISERRQADEALRRSETLLKESQQMAHIGSWEMDLVNNVLYWSDENYRIFGIDQQCFGASYEAFLNIVHPDDREMVNQAYTESIQNRTPYMVVHRLLLPDQRIKYVQEWCETHYDEEGKPLRSVGTTQDITERQLAKNELRKSAEVVEDLYNHAPCGYHSLDKHGIILQINDTELDWLGYTRDEVVGKMAITDFCTDKSIQDFRENFPRFMKTGEINGVEYDFVCKDGKIMHILLSATAIYDHEGNYVMSRSTLHDITSRKMAENMLVESEERFRIMADLAPIMIWLADAQGGDEYLGCNFFNKGWHEFTGLPLEQTQGRNWLDIVHVADRKNCLAAYTKAFRKLRPFKLEYRLRHRDGKFRWVQDSGIPRFTDDGRFLGFIGTCIDTSEQRSFEAIRGEMEHAGRLNLAGEMASGLAHELSQPLTAANNYLDACLRRMDEQEWDREKLQQAVKLAHLQTDRAGKIIGQLKSMVRKQGHERTMTDINQVIKNAVILLEREFQHQSVTVVLDLPALPQIPANRVEIEQVLINLMKNAVEAMSASPQRELSIATRVAESGDILVMVRDTGCGIVADDMDKIFNPFHTSKQDGLGLGLAICRTLVENYGGRIWVEPGRDSGTDFNFTLSAGR; encoded by the coding sequence ATGAAACTGTTTGGCCGTGTTTTCCGTAACAGCAATGCCAGTCATTCCCTTGCCAAAGACCTCAAGCCTTACCTCCCGCTGCTGGTTTATATCATTGTCGCGCTGCTGATCGCAGCAACGTATGCGCTCTCTTTCCGGCACATCGAAAAGCTGATCGAGGCCGGCGAACTTCGCGACCTTGGCGCGATCGCGGACGCAAAAGTCAGGCAGATCGCCGCATGGCGCGAGAGCGAGAAACGCCGGGAGCGGTCATTTTCGCGCGATTCGATGATCGCCGCCGAGTTCGAAAAATGGCTGCAGGAGGGGGCGCCGGCAAACGCACGCAAACAGCAGCTGCGCCAGATGCTGACCGAGATGCAGTACGTAAACGGCTATCACAGCATTGCACTGCTGGATAAGGGGGGGGCGGCGCGGATAACGGTCGGCGGCCAGCATGAAGTCGGAGGAGAAGATGCAGGACTGGCCACGCTGGCAATGAAACGCCGCGAAGTCGTGTTCGCCGATTTTCATTGGAGTACCCAGGGAGATGCCGGTATCAATCTCGATCTGGCCTCACCGTTGATCGCCAGCGGAAAACCCGACCGTATCGTCGGAGCCGTGGTGATACGGATCGATCCAGACCAGTTCCTTTATCCGCTTATCCAGTCGTGGCCCACCCAGAGCGCGAGTGCCGAAACGCTTCTGCTAAAGCGTGACGGCAACGATGCGCTGTTCCTGAACAATGTGCGCCACCAACAGGGGGCAGCGCTGAGCATGCGCATCCCGCTCAGCATGTCTACCTCGCCTTGCGCCATGGCATTGCTTGGCAAACGCCGTACCACCAATGGGATCGATTATCGCGGCATCCCGGTCGTCGCCGAGATGCGCTCGATTCCCGGCACTCCCTGGTTCATAGTCAGCAAGATCGATCGCGAGGAATTGTTTGCTCCGGTCAACCGCCTGCGAGCATGGTCAATGGCATTGGCATTCGGTTTCGTGATGGTCGGCGGGGGATTGCTGTTCCTTTGGCTTCGTAACCATCGTGCCCGTTACCGGTTGCTCAAGGCGCAGCGTGATTCAGCGGTCGAACGCGAACTGCTGGCCAAACATTATGAATACCTGACCCGATATGCGAACGACATCATCCTTGTGACCGATGAGGAGGGTAATGTCATCGAGGCGAACGCCCGGGCATTGCAGGCCTACGGCTACAGCCAGGAGGAGTTTCTGCAGATGCAGATCCGTGGCTTATGCGATGTCTCGCAGGATCCGGCTAGTTGTGCGCAGCAGACCGAGCTATTGGGTGAACAGGGGGAATCCCGCTTCGAGAGCATGACCCGTCGAAAGGACGGTTCGGTCTTCCCGGTGGAAGTCAGCGGACGGGTGATCGGGGTGGAAGGCGCGAAATATCTGCAGTTCATCATGCGCGACATCAGCGAGCGCAGGCAGGCCGATGAGGCATTACGCAGGAGTGAGACCCTGCTGAAGGAATCGCAGCAGATGGCGCATATCGGCAGCTGGGAGATGGACCTGGTCAACAATGTACTGTACTGGTCGGACGAGAATTACCGCATCTTTGGGATCGACCAGCAGTGTTTCGGTGCGTCCTATGAGGCGTTCCTCAATATCGTGCATCCGGATGATCGGGAGATGGTGAACCAGGCGTATACCGAGTCGATACAGAACCGCACGCCATACATGGTTGTGCACCGCCTGCTGCTCCCCGATCAGCGCATCAAGTACGTCCAGGAATGGTGTGAGACCCATTACGATGAGGAAGGCAAGCCTTTGCGTTCTGTCGGCACGACGCAGGATATCACCGAGCGTCAGTTGGCCAAGAACGAACTGCGCAAGTCGGCGGAAGTGGTCGAAGATCTGTACAACCATGCGCCGTGCGGCTACCACTCGCTGGATAAACACGGCATCATCCTCCAGATCAATGACACCGAGCTTGATTGGCTGGGTTATACGCGTGACGAAGTCGTCGGCAAGATGGCGATCACGGATTTCTGTACTGATAAGAGCATTCAGGATTTTCGTGAGAATTTCCCCCGCTTCATGAAAACGGGAGAGATCAATGGCGTGGAATATGACTTCGTATGCAAGGATGGCAAGATCATGCACATCTTGCTGAGCGCGACGGCCATCTACGACCATGAGGGGAATTATGTAATGAGCCGCTCGACGCTGCATGACATCACTTCGCGCAAGATGGCGGAGAACATGCTGGTCGAGAGCGAGGAGCGTTTCCGCATCATGGCCGATCTTGCTCCGATCATGATCTGGCTGGCGGATGCGCAAGGCGGCGACGAATATCTGGGGTGTAATTTCTTCAACAAGGGCTGGCATGAGTTCACCGGACTCCCGCTGGAGCAGACGCAGGGGCGAAATTGGCTGGACATCGTCCATGTCGCCGACCGGAAGAACTGCCTGGCCGCCTACACCAAGGCATTCAGGAAACTCCGGCCGTTCAAGCTGGAATACCGTTTGCGCCACCGTGACGGAAAGTTCCGTTGGGTGCAGGATTCCGGAATCCCGCGATTTACCGATGACGGCAGGTTCCTCGGCTTCATCGGCACCTGCATCGATACTTCGGAGCAAAGGTCGTTCGAGGCGATCCGCGGGGAAATGGAGCATGCCGGACGGCTCAACCTGGCCGGGGAGATGGCTTCCGGTCTGGCGCACGAATTGAGCCAGCCGCTGACGGCGGCGAACAATTACCTCGATGCCTGTCTGCGCCGCATGGATGAGCAGGAGTGGGACCGGGAAAAACTCCAGCAGGCGGTAAAACTGGCCCATCTGCAAACCGATCGGGCGGGCAAGATCATCGGCCAGCTCAAGAGTATGGTGCGCAAGCAGGGGCACGAGCGCACCATGACGGACATCAACCAGGTGATCAAGAACGCGGTGATCCTGCTGGAACGCGAATTCCAGCACCAGTCCGTCACCGTCGTGCTGGATTTGCCGGCATTGCCGCAGATCCCGGCGAACCGGGTCGAGATCGAGCAGGTGCTGATCAATCTGATGAAGAACGCCGTCGAGGCGATGTCGGCATCGCCGCAGCGCGAGTTGAGCATCGCTACCCGTGTCGCCGAATCCGGCGACATTCTGGTGATGGTGAGGGATACCGGCTGCGGGATCGTCGCGGACGACATGGACAAAATCTTCAATCCGTTCCACACTTCCAAACAAGATGGCCTTGGCCTCGGCCTGGCCATCTGCCGTACTCTGGTCGAGAATTATGGCGGCCGCATCTGGGTGGAACCGGGGCGTGACTCCGGGACCGATTTCAATTTCACACTTTCTGCTGGACGGTGA
- a CDS encoding choice-of-anchor D domain-containing protein, translated as MPSSALTPNLPHNFPPQALGTASAAQPEVLSNTGKVPLPISSIKIGGIDTSHFTQTNNCGAKLAAGASCTINVVSKPTTAGSKSATLIVNDAAGIKSVALSGSGTGSFASKLSLASVNYPTQQIGTTSAVRAVKIANTGTAPLPVTSIVISGTDATDFAQANTCATPVPVGGSCAINVKFAPSTIGPKTATLTVVDGAGMRTVALSGTGATVSSTLAPNSSYDFGLLKVGKASAVQAVTLSNTGGLPLAIKGVKLGGANVSHFSQKNNCVGNLAVGTSCKINVVFKPNALGSQSAQLIVDDAAGPKTIALSGKGQ; from the coding sequence GTGCCGTCGTCTGCGCTGACGCCGAACTTGCCGCACAACTTTCCGCCACAGGCCCTCGGCACCGCCAGTGCGGCTCAGCCCGAGGTATTGAGCAATACAGGGAAAGTGCCACTTCCGATCAGCAGCATCAAGATCGGCGGAATCGACACATCACACTTCACGCAGACGAACAACTGTGGCGCGAAGCTGGCGGCCGGTGCGAGTTGCACGATCAACGTCGTTTCCAAACCGACTACCGCCGGCAGCAAGAGCGCGACGCTAATCGTCAATGATGCCGCGGGAATCAAGTCGGTCGCGTTGAGCGGTTCCGGCACTGGTTCGTTTGCCTCCAAGCTGTCGTTGGCTTCAGTGAACTATCCGACGCAGCAGATCGGCACCACAAGTGCAGTACGTGCGGTGAAGATAGCCAACACGGGAACGGCGCCGCTTCCAGTCACCAGTATCGTTATCAGCGGTACTGACGCAACGGACTTCGCTCAGGCCAACACCTGCGCAACCCCTGTCCCGGTAGGGGGGAGCTGTGCGATCAATGTGAAGTTTGCGCCCAGCACGATCGGCCCGAAGACTGCAACACTGACTGTGGTCGATGGTGCGGGGATGCGGACGGTTGCCTTGAGTGGAACAGGGGCAACAGTGTCGTCAACGCTGGCGCCGAACAGTTCGTATGATTTCGGACTCCTGAAAGTCGGCAAGGCCAGCGCCGTACAGGCAGTGACGTTGAGTAATACAGGAGGTCTGCCACTTGCAATCAAGGGCGTCAAGCTAGGCGGGGCTAACGTGAGCCACTTCTCGCAGAAGAACAATTGCGTCGGGAATCTGGCGGTGGGGACAAGTTGCAAGATCAACGTGGTGTTCAAGCCGAATGCGCTCGGCAGTCAGAGCGCCCAGCTGATTGTGGACGATGCTGCGGGCCCCAAGACCATCGCTCTGAGCGGCAAGGGGCAGTGA
- a CDS encoding response regulator transcription factor — protein MNEYVGQAIVYVVDDDEAMRDSIRWLLESVNLNGRMFASANEFLEGADPRRLGCILLDVRMPGMSGMELLDNLKAHGIFQPVIIITGHGDVPMAVRALKHGAFDFIQKPFNGQDLLDRVHAAIKLDHEKHQQHRYKETLRTHFEALTPREKEIMELVVAGDSSKVIGQKLGISHRTVDIHRGNIMRKLNIASVAELVQGRLALQD, from the coding sequence ATGAACGAGTATGTCGGGCAAGCAATTGTGTATGTGGTCGATGATGATGAAGCCATGCGCGATTCCATCCGCTGGCTGCTTGAATCGGTGAATCTGAACGGTAGGATGTTCGCTTCTGCGAACGAATTCCTGGAAGGCGCTGATCCCAGGCGGCTGGGCTGTATCCTGTTGGACGTACGCATGCCCGGCATGAGTGGCATGGAGTTGCTGGACAACCTCAAGGCCCATGGCATATTCCAGCCGGTCATCATCATCACCGGCCACGGCGACGTACCGATGGCCGTTCGCGCGTTGAAGCATGGCGCTTTCGATTTCATCCAGAAGCCATTCAACGGACAGGACCTGCTTGACCGGGTGCATGCCGCTATCAAGCTGGACCATGAAAAGCATCAGCAACACCGTTACAAGGAAACTCTGCGTACCCACTTCGAGGCGCTGACTCCTCGCGAAAAGGAAATCATGGAGTTGGTGGTGGCTGGGGATTCGAGCAAGGTCATCGGACAGAAACTCGGCATCAGCCACCGGACGGTGGACATCCACCGCGGCAATATCATGCGCAAACTCAACATCGCCAGCGTCGCCGAACTGGTGCAGGGGCGGCTGGCACTACAGGATTGA
- a CDS encoding SAP domain-containing protein: protein MKLQDVRTIARNHHLKPDGSTKAELIRKIQRKEGNFDCFSSAFHGYCDQHNCLWRSDCINSATA, encoded by the coding sequence ATGAAATTGCAGGATGTCCGAACCATCGCAAGGAACCATCACCTCAAGCCGGACGGTTCAACCAAGGCCGAACTGATCCGCAAAATCCAGCGCAAGGAGGGGAATTTCGATTGTTTCTCCAGCGCGTTTCACGGCTACTGCGACCAGCACAACTGCCTGTGGCGCAGCGACTGCATCAACAGCGCAACAGCCTGA
- a CDS encoding sensor histidine kinase — protein MKSAWQSTQDELRRLSAMLLTIQERERQRIALDLHDVLGQSLTLIKLSLEDASRLLAANETSEAAGSLQRLKLKVNDTFDEVRRIAKDLRPSMLDDLGIMATLSWYFREVGTTCPDMKIEKDFSVQEADIPASLRIVIFRIVQEATGNIIKHAHADRIKVVISKTEGGLRLSIKDNGLGFDPAAMSRRSSLDKGIGLMSMKERAELSGGICEIKSAPGKGAKICISWRPN, from the coding sequence ATGAAGTCGGCATGGCAGAGCACGCAGGATGAATTGCGGAGGTTGTCTGCCATGCTGTTGACGATACAGGAACGTGAACGGCAGCGCATCGCGCTGGATCTGCACGATGTGCTGGGCCAATCGCTGACCCTGATCAAGCTGTCGCTGGAGGATGCATCGCGCCTGCTGGCTGCCAACGAGACCTCCGAGGCTGCCGGTTCACTGCAGCGGCTCAAGCTCAAGGTCAACGATACCTTCGATGAGGTGCGCCGCATCGCCAAGGATCTGAGGCCATCGATGCTGGACGACCTCGGCATCATGGCTACGCTGTCGTGGTACTTCCGCGAAGTCGGGACGACGTGCCCGGACATGAAGATCGAAAAGGATTTCAGCGTCCAGGAGGCTGATATTCCCGCGTCGCTCAGGATCGTGATCTTTCGTATCGTGCAGGAAGCGACGGGCAATATCATCAAGCATGCCCATGCCGACCGCATCAAGGTGGTCATCAGCAAAACAGAAGGCGGACTGCGCCTTTCCATCAAGGACAACGGCCTGGGATTCGATCCGGCGGCGATGTCGCGCCGCAGCTCGTTGGATAAAGGGATTGGCCTGATGAGCATGAAAGAGCGGGCAGAGCTTTCCGGCGGCATCTGCGAGATCAAGTCCGCACCCGGCAAGGGAGCGAAGATCTGCATATCGTGGCGGCCCAATTAG